Genomic window (Acidobacteriota bacterium):
TCTTACATCAAACTCGCACACTTGTGGGTCGAGGCGCATCCTGAGATTTCGTATCAGGCCGATGAGCGGACGATGAAGCTACTTGCTGCGCTCATCCAGGACTCACCGCGCCTGGCACACTTCTTCCGCCACTATCCCGAAATCGTCAGAAGTGAACGTCACAGTCGAGAGGAATGGTTGAGCGCGGAGCTCTCCGGCCTCAAGCAGATAGAGGAAGCGCTACGCGTTAGTGAGGAACGGTATCGAACCTTGGTGGAAAGCGCGCCCGAAGCGATTCTTGTTGTAGACGCGAGCACCGGCCGATTCGTTGATGCAAACGAAAACTCAACGCGGCTCTTCGGCATTGAGCGGGAGGAACTCTTCAAGCTGGGGCCCGTTGATGTCAGCCAGCCTGTCACGTCTGATGGTCGCCCGGCCACTGAGCTGGCGTACGAAAAGCTTCAAGCAGCGCTGGATGGCGGCGCGCCGGTCTTTGAGTGGGTCCATCGCAATGCGGCAGGCGAGGATATTCATTGCGAGGTGCGGTTGATGCGCCTGCCCGGCGATGATCGTAACCTGGTACGGGGCAGCGTCACCGACATCTCGGAGCGTAAACGCGCAGAGAAGGCTTTGCGGCAGTATCTTGAACGGTTGGAAATCATGCGGGAGATGGATCGTGCCATTCTCGCGGCTCAATCGGCGGAAGAAATTGCCCGCGTTGCACTTCGTCGCCTGCGAGAGCTGGTCCCTTCGGAACGGGTGACGGTCGCCCTGAAAGGCCCGGCGCCGGACGAGGCCACTGTGCTCGCGGTGGACGTGGCAGGCGAGTGCATTGCCGGGGTAGGAGCGCGGCTCCCGATTGAACCGTACGGGAGCCTCAGCAACGTCATCGCCGAACAACTGCAGCACGGCCAAACTTACCTGCTCGATGTGATGAACCTTCCTGATCCGCCTCCTGCCATCCGCGAGCTTCAAACAAAAGGGCAGCGGTATTATTTCATCGTGCCACTGCTCGCCCACGAAGAGTTGATGGGATCGCTGAGCCTGGGGACGGATCGCCTGGGTGATTTGACCGTTGAACATCTGGAAATCGCGCGAGAAGTCGCTGACCGTCTGGCCATTGCCGTCCGGCAAGCCAGCTTGCATGAACAAGTCGGGCTGCACGCTGCGGAATTGGAACAGCGCGTGGCCGAGCGCACGGCGGAACTGGAAGCGTTTTCCTACTCCGTCTCCCACGACCTGCGAACACCATTGTTAACGATTGATGGTTTTTCGCGGATGTTGTTGGAAGATTATTCTGAATGCCTGGATGCGGAAGGCCAACGGCTGCTTAAAACCATTTGCAACAACTCGCAGAATATGGGACGGCTGATTGACGACCTGCTCGCCTTTTCCCGCCTTGGGCGGCAGGAAATGCGACCGGCGGAAATCAAAATGAGCGAACTTGTCAGTGCGGTTTGCGCGGAACTCCAGGCCACTGTGCCTGAACGAAAGCTGCGATTCGATTTACAACCGGTTCCCATAGCGTATGGCGATCAATCCATGATCCGTCAGGTCTGGGTGAATCTCTTATCCAACGCCGTCAAATTCACCGGCCCCAGGGAGCTTGCCATTATCGAAGTCGGCGCTGCGTTGGAGGAACGTCACAACATCTATTACGTCAAAGACAATGGCGTTGGGTTCGAGATGAAGTATGCCGACAAGTTGTTCGGCGTCTTTCAGCGCTTGCACAGCGACGAGGAATTCGCCGGAACGGGTGTCGGGCTGGCGTTCGTTCAACGCATCCTGCACCGCCACGGCGGGCGCGTCTGGGCAGAAGGAAAAGTGGGCGAAGGCGCCACAGTCTATTTCACGCTCCCACGCAAAGGAAGAAAATCATGGTGAATGCCGACGCAGTCGAGATTCTGCTGGTCGAAGACAATCCGCAGCATGTGGAACTCACGCTTCGCGCGCTCAAAAAACACAATTTGGCCAACAATGTGCTGGTAGCCAGGGATGGTGCGGAAGCCCTGGAGTTTATTTTTGCGGAGGGCGCTTACAGTCAGCGCCGGATTGAGAATGGCCCGAAGGTGATCCTGCTCGATTTGAAGCTGCCCAAGGTGGACGGCCTGGAAGTTCTGCGCCGGATTAAATCCGACGACCGGACGAAGGCGATTCCCGTGGTCGTGGTAACCACCTCTGAGCAAGAGCAGGACGTGGTGGAAAGTTACAAACTTGGTGTCAACAGTTACATTGTTAAGCCCGTCAGCTTTGATAAATTTATCCAAGCAGTTTCCGAATTGGGATTTTACTGGATGCTATTGAATGAACCGCCGCGCTAAAACACCGCGCCCATCCGCAGTAGGAGGTTGTCATGAACAAAGAGCTTCGCATCTTGATCCTGGAAGATGTGTCCGCCCACGCGGAATTGATGGCGCGTGAGTTGCGGAAAGCGGAGATGGTTTTTTCCGCCAGGCGGGTGGCGACCAAAGCGGCCTACCTCGCAGCGTTACACGACTCTCCGCCTGACCTGATCCTGGCCGACTATTCCTTGCCGTCCTTCGATGGCATTGCTGCATTGTCCATTGCGCGGGAACACTGCCCGGCAGTTCCCTTCGTTTTCGTCTCCGGAGCCATTGGTGAAGAATTGGCAATCGAAACGCTCAAACAAGGGGCCACCGACTATGTTCTCAAACAGCGACTCTCTGCGCTTGTGCCTGCGGTGCGCCGCGCCTTGCGCGAATCAGAAGAGCGCGCCGCGCGCCGGCAGGCGGAAGAGGCCTTGCGCATCGCGTGTGACGAGTTGGAAGTCTGGCTGAAAGAGCGGACTGCGCTGCTGGAAATCAACAATGCCATCATTACGAATCTCGACCGGCCATCCCTTTTCCGTAGCATCACTCAATCGCTCGGCCGGATTCTGCCATTCGACCGTGCGGTGCTGCTGCTTTACCAGCCGCAGCAGGACAACTTTCGCGTGGCGGCCCTGGAAGGCTCATTGACTCCTAAACAACTAGGCGCGGTCGGGACGGAAATTGACCGCGAAGGCAGTCATTCCGGCTGGGCTCTGGACCACAAACAGTGTCTGCTGCGCCAGGACCTCGCAGATGAACTTCAGTTCCCAATCGAAGAAAAAATTCTGGCCGAGGGGATTCGCTCTTACATCGTTGCTCCGTTGATTGGCAAGGAAAAACTTCTCGGGACATTGAACCTGGGAAGCGAAACCCCGCGCCGCTATTCCGAAGCCGACGCGATGTTTCTGCTGGGAGTTGCGGGCCAGGTGACGCTGGCCGTCGAAAACCTGCTCGCCTACGAGGAAATCGCCGCGCTCAAAATCCGGCTCGAACAGGAAAACTTCTACCTGCAGGAAGAGATCCGAACCGAACACAATTTTAAGGAGATCGTAGGCCAAAGCGCCTCCATCCGAAAAGTGTTGCAAGCCATCGAGACCGTCGCCCCGACCGATGCAACGGTACTCGTCTGCGGCGAGACCGGTACGGGCAAGGAACTGGTTGCACGCGCCGTGCATAATCTCAGCCCGCAGAAAGACAAGCCGCTGGTAAAGGTGAATTGTGCCGCATTGGTGACCGGGCTGATTGAAAGTGAATTGTTCGGCCACGAAAAGGGTGCGTTTACGGGAGCACTTGCCCGCAAGATCGGCCGCTTCGAACTGGCCAATGGCGGGACCATTTTTTTGGACGAGATCGGCGATCTGCCGCTGGAGCTTCAAGCCAAACTGCTGCGAGTTCTGCAGGAAGGAGAATTTGAGCGTGTTGGCGGATCGCAGACCATCAAAGTGTCCGTTCGCGTCATCGCCGCGACGAACCGTAACCTCACCCACGCGGTGAACTCGGGCAGCTTCCGATCCGATCTGTTTTATCGCTTGAACGTCTTTCCGCTGACCTTGCCCTCCCTGCGCGAACGCCGCGAAGACATTCCGCTGCTGGTCAGTCATTTCCTGAGTCGGTTCACCAAAAAGCTCGGCAAACCGTTGGAGCGATTGTCCAGGGAATCCATGGATCGTCTGATGCGGTACGATTGGCCGGGTAACGTGCGGGAACTCGTGAGCGTGATCGAGCGCGCGGCAATCTTGGCGCGCAGTCCGGTCGTTCATATTGAAAATTCTCTTGATCTGCGGATTCGGGCAGGCGTGGACAATCCCGGCTTGATAAAGCTGGAAGATTTGGAGCGTGCGCATATCATCCGCGCACTGGATGAGACCAACTGGATGATTGATGGCGCTCGCGGCGCAGCGCTCATCCTGGGTCTTCATCCCAATACCTTACGTTCCCGCATGCAGAAGCTGGGCATCAAAAAGCTGAGTAGCGCGGCAAGTGCTCCTTGAAGTGTTATGGCGTCGCTGTCGGCGTAAGTTGATCGTGGATCAGGCCGACGAACTCCTTCAACTCTCTTTCATTCAGATCGGAGACCGCCAGAAAATGCATCTCTATTGCTGTCCAGCGAAACAAATGAAAGCCCTGCTGCGTCACCGGATTCACCGCGGCTTTCGACGAGGGTTGCGCCGACGGCCAAATGAACAGGTTGATGAAATGTTGCTGGCGACGATACACCAGAGCCGCGACCGGTCGGTTGTCGAGATAATCAAGCCGCCCACCGATCAAAGGAAATCCTCGCTCCGTCAGGTCCGTGACCGGCGGCGAAAAATCCAACCGGCCATTGAACCACGGTTTGACGGTGTGCCGATCCGAAGACGCAACATCAGTCAGATGATCGGCCATCAGGGAGCGCACATGCGCCGAAATCGCTTCTTTCGCTATCGGCTCATCTGCGGAAGAACGCAGCCACGCCGGAATCAGCGCCAGCAACAGCACCGCGACCGCAGCCGCCGAAATGCCAACGCCCAGCCAGCGCCCTGAAGCGAACCATAATGAAGCGAACCGGGGTTTGGATTCGGCTCGGTTGGACTGGCGCACCACCGCTTGCACGCGCTGGCGCAAATCCGGTGGAGCGCGATGGTAAAGAGAATCTCTCGTGATGGCGGATCGCAACGTTTGTAGGTTCTGAACCACCGATGCGCACACCTGACAATCGGGCAGATGCCGTTCAATCTCCAGACTTCTCACCAAATCTATTTCACCGTCAAGATAGGCGTGAATCAGCTCTCGTATCTCCTGACAAGTCATACTTGTGCCTCCCTCTGTGTGTGTGCGGTCAGAGCCTGTTGCAGTCGCTGACGGGCGCGGGCCAAACGCGACATCACCGTGCCGAGCGGCAGATTGGCGATGTCGGCAATCTCCTTGTAAGACAACCCTTCCAGCTCTCGCAGGATCACCACTTCCCGAAACTCCACGGGTAATTCTTCCAGGGCATGCCGGAGCAGCTCGTCTTCTGCCGTGCGTAACAACATCGCTTCCGGGCCAGGCTCATCGCTCTCGACTCCTTGCAACTCATCATCGAAGCCGGTCAGTGGCTCGAACCGGCGATTTTGCCGCAGCCAGTCATAACAGGTGTGACGTACAATCGTGAGCAGCCACGCGCGCCCGTCTTCGCTGCGCAACCCGCTGAAGAATTTCAGGGCGCGCAGGTACGATTCCTGTACGACGTCCTGCGCGTCGTGATCATTGTGCGTGAGCCAGCGCGCCAGATTGTAGGCGGCATCCAGGTGCGGCAGTACGACCTGCTCAAATCGTCCCAGTTGGTTTGTGTTGTACAAGTGCTAGCCTCTCCCCTCTTCTGACTTCATTGCGGTCTCTTCTTACAGAAGACCGACCGACCTGTGATTTTATTCCCGTCATCAAATTTCCTTTCTTCCAGGAATATCCCATCAAGACAAACAGTCTGTGCGGATGAAGGCGAGATCACCGTCCCCAATAGCGAAGTAACGAGAGGATGGTAGATGACTCGCCATAACCGGTTCGCAAGAGCAGACGTATTCGGACTCTTGCGGGCGTTTAACGGCAGTGGCCGTGACCAAGGAAGGCTCGGTTGCAGCCACTGCACAAAGGAGAAGGAGATTTGATGAAAAAACAAAATCGCATCACATTGGTAAAGTTGGCACTGATGATCGCGCTCGGACTCAGCGCGACGGCCATATCAGCCAACGCCCAATCATACGAGCAAGTCAGGGCCAAGATCCCATTCGAGTTCACGGTTGGAGACCAGAGTCTCCCGGCCGATACGTACACTTTCCAGCGGATCAGCGCTAACGTTCCTTTTCTACTTTCGCTCAGGGGAAATGATCGTCTGGCCATCGCGAACGGCTTTACGAGCGAGATTCAAGCCAGCAAAGCGTCGGCCCAAACGAAGCTGATTTTCCACAAATATGGAGACCAATACTTCCTTTCCGAGATGTGGATTGCCGGCAACGACACCGGACGCCGGTTTCCGAA
Coding sequences:
- a CDS encoding anti-sigma factor; the encoded protein is MTCQEIRELIHAYLDGEIDLVRSLEIERHLPDCQVCASVVQNLQTLRSAITRDSLYHRAPPDLRQRVQAVVRQSNRAESKPRFASLWFASGRWLGVGISAAAVAVLLLALIPAWLRSSADEPIAKEAISAHVRSLMADHLTDVASSDRHTVKPWFNGRLDFSPPVTDLTERGFPLIGGRLDYLDNRPVAALVYRRQQHFINLFIWPSAQPSSKAAVNPVTQQGFHLFRWTAIEMHFLAVSDLNERELKEFVGLIHDQLTPTATP
- a CDS encoding sigma-70 family RNA polymerase sigma factor — encoded protein: MYNTNQLGRFEQVVLPHLDAAYNLARWLTHNDHDAQDVVQESYLRALKFFSGLRSEDGRAWLLTIVRHTCYDWLRQNRRFEPLTGFDDELQGVESDEPGPEAMLLRTAEDELLRHALEELPVEFREVVILRELEGLSYKEIADIANLPLGTVMSRLARARQRLQQALTAHTQREAQV
- a CDS encoding sigma 54-interacting transcriptional regulator, yielding MNKELRILILEDVSAHAELMARELRKAEMVFSARRVATKAAYLAALHDSPPDLILADYSLPSFDGIAALSIAREHCPAVPFVFVSGAIGEELAIETLKQGATDYVLKQRLSALVPAVRRALRESEERAARRQAEEALRIACDELEVWLKERTALLEINNAIITNLDRPSLFRSITQSLGRILPFDRAVLLLYQPQQDNFRVAALEGSLTPKQLGAVGTEIDREGSHSGWALDHKQCLLRQDLADELQFPIEEKILAEGIRSYIVAPLIGKEKLLGTLNLGSETPRRYSEADAMFLLGVAGQVTLAVENLLAYEEIAALKIRLEQENFYLQEEIRTEHNFKEIVGQSASIRKVLQAIETVAPTDATVLVCGETGTGKELVARAVHNLSPQKDKPLVKVNCAALVTGLIESELFGHEKGAFTGALARKIGRFELANGGTIFLDEIGDLPLELQAKLLRVLQEGEFERVGGSQTIKVSVRVIAATNRNLTHAVNSGSFRSDLFYRLNVFPLTLPSLRERREDIPLLVSHFLSRFTKKLGKPLERLSRESMDRLMRYDWPGNVRELVSVIERAAILARSPVVHIENSLDLRIRAGVDNPGLIKLEDLERAHIIRALDETNWMIDGARGAALILGLHPNTLRSRMQKLGIKKLSSAASAP
- a CDS encoding PAS domain S-box protein, with protein sequence MYGFLPNLFSPVLDAPEALESFWQETLIGYLNNSVPAMLKEKLFARLSRYCAASYCIVTHCCRLKFMGQSGVEIARILEQPAPSFDADLKEPLHSLLSETTPQHVWPESGSRLEQALLLCSEISFINASAAADCRRELRRILGPVNHTDLLRFLSYIKLAHLWVEAHPEISYQADERTMKLLAALIQDSPRLAHFFRHYPEIVRSERHSREEWLSAELSGLKQIEEALRVSEERYRTLVESAPEAILVVDASTGRFVDANENSTRLFGIEREELFKLGPVDVSQPVTSDGRPATELAYEKLQAALDGGAPVFEWVHRNAAGEDIHCEVRLMRLPGDDRNLVRGSVTDISERKRAEKALRQYLERLEIMREMDRAILAAQSAEEIARVALRRLRELVPSERVTVALKGPAPDEATVLAVDVAGECIAGVGARLPIEPYGSLSNVIAEQLQHGQTYLLDVMNLPDPPPAIRELQTKGQRYYFIVPLLAHEELMGSLSLGTDRLGDLTVEHLEIAREVADRLAIAVRQASLHEQVGLHAAELEQRVAERTAELEAFSYSVSHDLRTPLLTIDGFSRMLLEDYSECLDAEGQRLLKTICNNSQNMGRLIDDLLAFSRLGRQEMRPAEIKMSELVSAVCAELQATVPERKLRFDLQPVPIAYGDQSMIRQVWVNLLSNAVKFTGPRELAIIEVGAALEERHNIYYVKDNGVGFEMKYADKLFGVFQRLHSDEEFAGTGVGLAFVQRILHRHGGRVWAEGKVGEGATVYFTLPRKGRKSW
- a CDS encoding response regulator, which encodes MVNADAVEILLVEDNPQHVELTLRALKKHNLANNVLVARDGAEALEFIFAEGAYSQRRIENGPKVILLDLKLPKVDGLEVLRRIKSDDRTKAIPVVVVTTSEQEQDVVESYKLGVNSYIVKPVSFDKFIQAVSELGFYWMLLNEPPR